A portion of the Corticium candelabrum chromosome 5, ooCorCand1.1, whole genome shotgun sequence genome contains these proteins:
- the LOC134180270 gene encoding uncharacterized protein LOC134180270 produces the protein MQLSEDTILEEIEKLCNPQQEAGYWIRELDIQEANGQIKLVGQNGKKGECRRECHTLTKACEESINVVDTDLAEALYRGKLTLSQLTNQVCHEQTDACKKVTKHTARKFDEAFVEISNKDLELEKLMDKMSGMPGMPGMEMYSRNDMERMQEEFGNMNSVEDEDLTTTADTWYSMLWQRLVNGVTWFTELFYNPPVSASGGSEEL, from the exons ATGCAGCTTTCAGAAGATACAATTTTAGAAGAGATCGAGAAACTATGTAATCCACAGCAGGAGGCAGGCTACTGGATAAGAGAGCTAGACATACAAGAGGCGAATGGACAGATAAAATTAGTGGGACAGAATGGAAAGAAGGGAGAGTGTCGGAGAGAATGCCATACCCTTACTAAGGCATGTGAAGAAAGCATAAATGTGGTCGACACAGACCTAGCAGAAGCTCTGTACAGGGGAAAGCTGACATTGTCACAACTGACCAACCAAGTTTGTCATGAGCAGACAGACGCTTGCAAGAAGGTGACAAAGCACACAGCAAGGAAGTTTGATGAGGCATTTGTGGAAATATCTAATAAGGATTTGGAACTGGAAAAACTTATGGATAAAATGAG tgGTATGCCTGGAATGCCAGGAATGGAAATGTACTCTCGAAACGACATGGAACGAATGCAAGAGGAGTTTGGAAACATGAACTCAGTTGAGGATGAAGATTTAACGACAACAGCTGACACTTGGTACAGCATGTTGTGGCAAAGGTTAGTTAATGGAGTGACATGGTTTACAGAACTTTTCTATAATCCTCCGGTGTCTGCATCTGGTGGCAGTGAAGAACTTTAA
- the LOC134180296 gene encoding dynein regulatory complex subunit 7-like isoform X2 yields the protein MNAAIGKKLVRTEKKSGRQMPESYRRNTKKEQLVLSYAENFRRQFVQLYRDRKPLYLAPKNDCGVEKLVCTSIRPTQLPYKELYDVDGCAQFLADYVDYLPLENPTELPQRLKSPYSVLHEQQGNCFEFSTLLCSLLIGNGYDAYCVSGYATREVCVMDESRDVCPLLEKKKEEIFSSEPKKKRKYTVKPPKDMRSKFIRKMEGRRVAEEAETAQRLIDEEDARQEELVQPEQDKFYGLRIHSWVLILHGKREVAESFFIEPSTGRFHTLQYDGYLGTESLWNDKNYWVNMQDCADGVKSMTYDLGNAAYWEYVFPSPTKPLLMLPEDQLEVDEFAEVNEEFDHMGVLLEIYPF from the exons ATGAATGCAGCAATAGGAAA AAAATTGGTCAGAACTGAAAAGAAATCCGGCAGACAAATGCCAGAGTCGTACAGGCGAAATACCAAGAAGGAGCAGCTAGTTCTATCATACGCTGAAAATTTTAGAAGGCAGTTTGTTCAGCTGTATAGAGACCGAAAGCCTCTTTATCTGGCACCTAAGAATGATTGTGGAGTGGAG AAGCTTGTGTGTACATCAATTAGACCTACTCAATTGCCTTACAAGGAGTTGTATGATGTTGATGGTTGTGCTCAGTTTCTTGCTGATTATGTTGACTATTTGCCACTGGAAAATCCAACAGAACTG CCCCAACGGTTGAAATCACCATATTCAGTGTTGCATGAGCAACAAGGAAATTGTTTTGAGTTCTCAACGTTGTTATGCTCTTTGCTAATTGGGAATGGTTATGATGCATACTGTGTGTCTGGTTATGCAACACGTGAAGTGTGCGTTATGGATGAAAGTCGAGATGTTTGTCCACTACTTGAAAAAAAGAAAGAG GAAATTTTTAGTTCTGAACCCAAAAAGAAGAGGAAATACACTGTAAAGCCACCAAAGGATATGAGAAGCAAGTTTATAAGAAAGATGGAGGGTCGACGAGTTGCAGAGGAAGCTGAAACAGCCCAACGATTGATAGATGAGGAAGATGCAAGACAGGAG GAGCTAGTACAGCCAGAACAAGACAAATTTTATGGACTTCGTATTCATAGTTGGGTTTTGATTCTTCATGGTAAACGAGAAGTAGCTGAGAGCTTCTTTATTGAGCCATCAACAGGTAGATTTCATACTCTTCAATATGATGGTTATCTTGGTACTGAAAGCTTGTGGAATGACAAGAATTATTGGGTAAATATGCAAGATTGTGCAGATGGAGTGAAG TCTATGACATATGACCTTGGAAATGCTGCATATTGGGAATATGTGTTTCCATCACCTACTAAGCCTTTACTGATGCTTCCTGAGGATCAGTTGGAAGTTGATGAATTTGCTGAAGTAAACGAG GAATTTGATCATATGGGAGTTTTATTAGAGATCTACCCCTTTTGA
- the LOC134180296 gene encoding dynein regulatory complex subunit 7-like isoform X1, protein MNAAIGKKLVRTEKKSGRQMPESYRRNTKKEQLVLSYAENFRRQFVQLYRDRKPLYLAPKNDCGVEKLVCTSIRPTQLPYKELYDVDGCAQFLADYVDYLPLENPTELPQRLKSPYSVLHEQQGNCFEFSTLLCSLLIGNGYDAYCVSGYATREVCVMDESRDVCPLLEKKKEEIFSSEPKKKRKYTVKPPKDMRSKFIRKMEGRRVAEEAETAQRLIDEEDARQEELVQPEQDKFYGLRIHSWVLILHGKREVAESFFIEPSTGRFHTLQYDGYLGTESLWNDKNYWVNMQDCADGVKSMTYDLGNAAYWEYVFPSPTKPLLMLPEDQLEVDEFAEVNERSTPFELDALLPLHVA, encoded by the exons ATGAATGCAGCAATAGGAAA AAAATTGGTCAGAACTGAAAAGAAATCCGGCAGACAAATGCCAGAGTCGTACAGGCGAAATACCAAGAAGGAGCAGCTAGTTCTATCATACGCTGAAAATTTTAGAAGGCAGTTTGTTCAGCTGTATAGAGACCGAAAGCCTCTTTATCTGGCACCTAAGAATGATTGTGGAGTGGAG AAGCTTGTGTGTACATCAATTAGACCTACTCAATTGCCTTACAAGGAGTTGTATGATGTTGATGGTTGTGCTCAGTTTCTTGCTGATTATGTTGACTATTTGCCACTGGAAAATCCAACAGAACTG CCCCAACGGTTGAAATCACCATATTCAGTGTTGCATGAGCAACAAGGAAATTGTTTTGAGTTCTCAACGTTGTTATGCTCTTTGCTAATTGGGAATGGTTATGATGCATACTGTGTGTCTGGTTATGCAACACGTGAAGTGTGCGTTATGGATGAAAGTCGAGATGTTTGTCCACTACTTGAAAAAAAGAAAGAG GAAATTTTTAGTTCTGAACCCAAAAAGAAGAGGAAATACACTGTAAAGCCACCAAAGGATATGAGAAGCAAGTTTATAAGAAAGATGGAGGGTCGACGAGTTGCAGAGGAAGCTGAAACAGCCCAACGATTGATAGATGAGGAAGATGCAAGACAGGAG GAGCTAGTACAGCCAGAACAAGACAAATTTTATGGACTTCGTATTCATAGTTGGGTTTTGATTCTTCATGGTAAACGAGAAGTAGCTGAGAGCTTCTTTATTGAGCCATCAACAGGTAGATTTCATACTCTTCAATATGATGGTTATCTTGGTACTGAAAGCTTGTGGAATGACAAGAATTATTGGGTAAATATGCAAGATTGTGCAGATGGAGTGAAG TCTATGACATATGACCTTGGAAATGCTGCATATTGGGAATATGTGTTTCCATCACCTACTAAGCCTTTACTGATGCTTCCTGAGGATCAGTTGGAAGTTGATGAATTTGCTGAAGTAAACGAG AGATCTACCCCTTTTGAATTGGATGCTTTGCTTCCACTGCACGTCGCTTGA
- the LOC134180297 gene encoding glyoxylate/hydroxypyruvate reductase B-like, whose amino-acid sequence MFNVVKKRAMSVLQGQRFQPVFQQLLDAKYKPVLLDELDKTAKPEDIKVILVAQHPRYERLVQLMRELPNLKAVVNFGVGVNHIDVDVAKQIGIKVSNTPDCLSAGTADLAFAILLAAARNVVIGDSIAKHPSTEKFDMHWLGTEVNGSVIGIVGMGRIGFEIAKRARGFDMEVVYHNRHRRPKEEEEKVQASFCSSLVELLSQSDFVVAVVPATEETKRMFKIEQFAAMKKTAIFVNICRGTVVDHDALTKALEMQQIAGAALDVTDPEPLPRDHPLLAMKNVVITPHIGSATIGTRKKMLQMCMDNIEAALNDKQLPNEVV is encoded by the exons ATGTTCAATGTTGTGAAGAAGAGAGCGATGTCGGTTCTACAGGGACAACGTTTCCAACCCGTATTTCAGCAGTTACTTGATGCGAAATATAAGCCTGTACTTTTAGACGAACTGGATAAAACAGCTAAACCAGAGGACATTAAAGTCATTCTAGTCGCTCAACACCCGAGGTATGAGCGTCTTGTTCAGCTCATGAGAGAACTTCCCAACCTCAAGGCCGTCGTCAATTTCGGGGTCGGAGTCAATCACATTGACGTAGATGTTGCCAAGCAGATTGGAATCAAGGTCTCCAATACTCCAGATTGCCTAAGTGCTGGCACTGCTGACTTGGCCTTTGCCATCCTTCTAGCTGCAGCTAGAAACGTCGTGATTGGAGACTCAATAGCCAAACACCCATCAACAGAGAAATTTGATATGCATTGGCTGGGAACAGAGGTCAATGGTTCAGTGATTGGAATAGTAGGAATGGGAAGAATAGGGTTCGAAATTGCAAAGCGAGCTCGAGGCTTTGATATGGAAGTTGTGTATCATAATAGGCATCGCCGACCTAaagaggaagaagagaaagTTCAAGCTTCATTTTGTTCATCTCTAGTTGAACTCCTGAGTCAGTCAGACTTCGTTGTAGCTGTAGTGCCAGCCACAGAGGAAACGAAACGGATGTTTAAGATCGAGCAGTTTGCTGCAATGAAAAAGACAGCAATATTTGTTAACATTTGTCGTGGCACTGTTGTTGACCATGATGCATTGACAAAGGCTCTGGAAATGCAACAGATAGCTG GAGCTGCTCTTGATGTGACTGATCCTGAACCCTTGCCAAGGGATCATCCTCTGCTGGCGATGAAGAATGTGGTGATTACACCTCACATTGGCAGTGCAACTATTGGTACAAGGAAGAAGATGCTGCAGATGTGCATGGACAACATTGAAGCAGCACTAAATGACAAACAACTTCCAAACGAAGTTGTATAG